The following proteins are encoded in a genomic region of Candidatus Paracaedibacteraceae bacterium:
- a CDS encoding HlyD family secretion protein — protein MTIPDSLKLWLKSNLILLGSIFAFLLLAYWFFFIHGFESTDNAYIKADMTVISPRVNGYITEVLVNENQQVQKDQILVKIDDRDYKSRLDQAESQVRVISSRIRSLESQVALQEALIDQAQAGMDSANATYEQASKENKRLQRLLKDGAVSQQMMDNATAQYKNAKALVQKSKAEHLGAENQKAAFEAQLEEGKAQLVNAQAQADQAQRDLSYTEVKAPFDGKVGRKAMQIGQLVRPGVALAYLVPNDVWVEANFKETQITKMRAGNRIWVEVDAYPGKKFRGRVDSLAPASGSEFSILPPENATGNFTKIVRRIPVKLVLKGDDLDKLKPGMSCYATVRCR, from the coding sequence ATGACAATTCCTGATTCTTTAAAACTATGGTTAAAAAGCAATCTTATTTTGCTTGGATCTATTTTTGCTTTCTTGTTACTTGCGTATTGGTTTTTTTTCATTCATGGTTTCGAGTCAACGGATAATGCCTATATTAAGGCCGATATGACGGTAATAAGCCCGCGCGTTAATGGATATATAACAGAAGTTTTGGTTAATGAGAATCAACAAGTTCAAAAAGACCAGATCTTAGTTAAAATTGATGATCGTGATTACAAATCACGATTGGATCAGGCTGAAAGTCAAGTGCGTGTGATTTCTTCAAGGATTCGCTCATTGGAAAGTCAGGTTGCTCTGCAAGAGGCTCTGATCGATCAGGCGCAAGCTGGAATGGATTCGGCCAATGCGACCTATGAGCAGGCCTCAAAAGAAAATAAGCGTCTTCAAAGGCTTTTAAAAGATGGTGCTGTCTCTCAACAAATGATGGATAATGCAACGGCACAATATAAGAATGCTAAGGCTTTAGTTCAAAAATCAAAAGCAGAACATTTAGGGGCTGAAAACCAGAAAGCTGCTTTTGAAGCGCAATTAGAAGAGGGGAAAGCTCAACTAGTGAATGCCCAGGCACAAGCGGATCAGGCTCAGCGAGATTTATCTTATACCGAGGTTAAGGCCCCCTTTGATGGGAAAGTAGGGCGCAAAGCCATGCAGATCGGGCAATTGGTTCGCCCAGGCGTTGCGCTTGCTTATTTGGTGCCCAATGATGTTTGGGTCGAGGCAAACTTTAAGGAGACTCAGATTACTAAAATGCGTGCCGGTAATCGTATTTGGGTTGAAGTTGATGCTTATCCGGGTAAGAAGTTTCGAGGGCGTGTTGATAGTTTAGCACCGGCAAGTGGGTCTGAATTTTCTATTTTGCCGCCTGAAAATGCGACAGGTAACTTTACAAAGATTGTTCGACGAATTCCTGTAAAGTTGGTTCTGAAAGGGGATGATCTAGATAAGTTAAAGCCGGGAATGTCTTGTTATGCAACGGTACGGTGTCGATGA